The genomic stretch TTGGGCTTTCACGTCTCATCCCCAAGGATGTCACACATATCTCTACTGCTCCACAGGGCACACCAGGATACTTGGACCCTGAGTACCATCAGTGCTTCCAGCTCACCGACAAGAGTGATGTTTACAGCTTTGGAGTTGTACTATTCGAACTTATAACCTCCAAGCCTGCTGTCGACATGACTCGGAACCGGAGCGAGATCAATTTGGCTAACATGGCAATAACCAGAATCCAGAAAGGCGAACTCGAGCAATTGGTGGACGCTGCCCTAGGGTATCAATCGGATGAGGTTACAAGGAAGATGATCACCATGGTGGCAGAAGTGGCATTCAGGTGTTTGCAATCGGATGGGGACATGAGGCCACCCATAAAGGAGGTCCTCGAGGTGTTGCAAGCAATAGAGAGCGATGGGAACAGACCAGAGAAGAAGGAACATGGTGTTGCTGAGAGTCGAGATGATGCTGAGTTGCTGAAGAATACCGAACCATTCTCTCCTGATTCGGTCATGAACAGGTGGACCAGTAGGTCTACGACACCGCAAGCTAGTGAATGATAGTAGGATTATGTTGTTTCTTCTTTAAATTTGCAcagggtaatcaaaatgcccactGTCAGCATATACAACCTTCTATTTTCAAGGTCCAGGTTTCTCTAATGAGTTTGATTGAGGAAATGTACATAGCAGAAAAGATTTCTGATCTTTGATTCACATATTTTCATGCAGCTCCTGTGAGCATGCTGTTACAGTAAGCTTCTTAGTGTAAGAGCTTCTATTTTCTCTATTAATTATAGCTTTAATTCAGTAGGAAGCTGAGATCTAATCTTGGAAGTCTGGAATTGTTAGAGCTGTGAAGTTTCACTATGAGTTTCTCAACCATGGCCTGATTTCTAGGttgcttctttttcttgatgagaagatatcatcatcaaaatttgttcAGTTATTTGAGGTTTGATCCTGTACATGCATATTTATTAACTTCAGAAGAAAAAATTTGTGAatgtaattattttttgtttgacAAGAAATTTGGAATCATTGGCAGCATGAATCGATTTGATGTATCACTATCAGACCAACATTTAAGATGTAAATATATCGAATGATGTTTCGAATATTCAACCTTTGATAAGAGTGTTTGGTACATCATAATtagattaatatttaatatataaaaatatatcaattgaGGTTTTAAATCCTAATTTTTTAGTAATAAAATTTGATATATCATCGTCACAATAATGTTTTAGATGGAAACGTCGTCTGGAAACTGACACGCTATCGTTTTGTGTGTTGTCGGATTCCCTTCTTTTGCGTCAGCTTCTCCTCCCGTGCACCGAACATAGTTCGAGAAAGAAGAAGACGGCGACGATGGCGGAAGGTGGCGGCGGCAAGCCGAAGAGGATGATGGTGGCCATCGACGAGAGCGAGTGCAGCCACCACGCCCTCGAGTGGGTGCTCGCCAACCTCCGCGAGTCCCTCTCCTCGTTGCCCCTCATCATATTCACGGTCCAGCCCCTCACCGACTTCGCCTACCTGACTGCCGCCTCCCTCGGCTCTCCTCGTACGTCAATCAGATCTCGATGCTTTCTCTCTCAAACTAATTCGACCGGTTGTTTTCAGTCCATGTGTCGCTTGTCAGGTGTTCGATGAAATGTTTCTGATCTGTTGTCTTTGTGGTTTTCTTTCCTTAGCTATGGAGTTGATCCAATCGGTGCAGCAGCAACAGAAGCAGGTTTCGCTTGCTCTCCTAGAGAAGGCGACGGAGATCTGTGCTCAGTACGGGGTATGACCGCTAGTTTCTCTATATATCCGTCCTTGTCTTAGCTCAGCTTTAGACTGTATTAAAATGATGCATGCTTAATTTTCGTTCACTTGATGATCCTACTAATgacattttgatttggtctttcttACTTGCATTCTCTCTACCAATTGAAGGCTTGTGGTCAGTATGTCCGTCCTTTTCTTCGCCCAATTCTAGATTTGTATTAAAAtgatgcatacttaattttctttCATTTGATATTCCTACTGATGGCATTTTGATTTGATCTTTGATACTTGCATTCCCTCTCCCAAATTACTCTAAAGCTCGCGGACATAAGTTAAACAATTTCAGATTTTGACAAGTTACTGACAACTGAAGCAATGCTAGGTTTTAAAAAACATTAGCTTtagggtttgcatttatatttttgGGGGAGTCAATTTTCCAATATAACACACATTATCCTGTAGGAATTTATGCTTGTCTATGCATCAGGTACATGGTCAGATTATTGTACTGGATCAATAGGTAGCCCTGGCCACAATCAAGCACAACTTGACTTAGGGCTGCTGCCCTATGATTAATCCTAACTTTCCCGACTTGTAGAAGGTTGAACCCTCCCACTAGATCTAGGATTCCTTCATCTTCTAGTTGTATTCTGAATTCTATCTGCAACTTGTCCTCTCATATGTGTCTGATTTATGGGTCAAAATAGGCCACAAAACTTGTTGATTGGAACACCACATTGTTATCCAACTCATGCCTCATCTGGAAATAGGGCTGGCTGAAGCTGAGTTTGATCCTGATCTTGATCCCTATCTTACTTATGGTCAATCTCACTCTCAAATTTTGCAGACCTTGCATTCATAGGGTATGAAGATGAAAATTTTCTTAGTGGTTCTTTTTGTAATGAGTTGTGAGATACTTTTTTTATGTTATTCATCCCAAAGCATTACCTATTTGTGCAAGAGCCACATCTGTGCCTTATTCGTCCAATTAACTTGGTCTTCTTTTTAAGTCTTATGTGCTACAGGAACGAGAATATATAAGCTGAAGTTAAATtcattattatgtgaacaatatcaCATTGTCTATTCCATAGTCATATATCTCATAGTTCATTTATACATCATCATTAATGTTAATATATTATAAGAATGTCAACATCTTTTGTAGCACATACTTTGAGAATGCCCTTAACACAGGCAGTCATTCTCATACTGGAAAATGTTCTAGTGACATTTTCTTGCATCTCAGGTGGTTGCAGAAACAATTACAGAGGTAGGAGATCCAAAAGAAGCCATATGTGAAGCAGTCAAAAAGTTGAATGTCAACTTGCTTGTTGTGGGAAGCCATGGTAAAGGAGCCTTACAGAGGTGTGCACTCTCATTCCCTTCAATTCTTTTCCTTGTATATTTTTTGTCTCTTGCATCTATCTTGATAGTAGGCCATACTTTGAAATTAATATCTGTAGATGAGCATTCTCTAATTCTCCTTTTCTTAAATTGTACAAATCCATTGGTCGTATCCTTCATGCTGTTCAAAGCAGTATCATAGAGATTGGTATAGCCGCCGTGTGAACTGCTTTactcatcaaatatattttggacaacacaagaaatttatattaatattatagacAGATAGAGGAGTATCACAGAGACAAAAAAGGTTGGTTCCTTCTTAATAAGGTGGAACTAAAGAATTCTAAACTGTCCTGTAATACTTCAGCCTACTTTTGTTGGTTGAGGTGAACTAATACAAGTTGCTCAGGAATCAGGATGCTGTGTTTTTCAAGTCTATACTTTCATTTGCCTCATGAATGACTACTCTACCAGTAGACTAATGCCCCTTAAGAACTTCATCTGATTGTCCATGCTTAAATGAATTGAAATCTTGGATCCTTCAATTTCTATAGCATAATCCCTTGAGTTGTCCAACTTTGACAATCTGTATTCCAGATCTAGATGGTAGTGAACATTTGCATGCTATCTATATGATCAAGTGCCTCATGAATGACTACCCTACCAGTAGACTAATGCCCCTTAAGAACTTCATCTGATTGTCCATGCTTAAATGAATTGAAATCTTGGATACTTCAATTTCTATAACATAATCCCTTGAGTTGTCCAACTTTCACAATCTGTATTCCAGATCTAGATGGTAGTTAACATTTGCATGCTATCTATAAGATCAAGATTTGTCGACCAATGGCCATTTTTTACAGACTGTAAATATTAGCAAATACGTAACCTGCCATGATGAGGACAACAGCCACAATTTCTTAATGGAAACGGAAAATTGTTTGTGAATGTCATTTAACCTGTCATCGAGCACGTATGACAATTGACAATTCATGACAGGAGTGTCAGGATGAGCTTCAAATTGACCTTCATCTAACTAGGAATTTTCCCCTTCCAGCTCTAATTATTCTATATGATCCTTCCCGAAGCGGACATGCTACTTACACATGCAAAATCCAAAACCAAAGACAAATAATCTCTCAACAATTCTGTTCAAGTTATGACTTAAGTTCGTAATTTTACTTCTGCTTGAAATCCTTTCAGACACAAGTGAACATGTGAACTCCGGTTTAGGGTTCATTATATCTGTAGTCTTTATTTTGCTTAGAGATTCCTATTCATCTTTCTATGCTATTTCACCGCTATTATCCAAGAAGTTACATCTCAGCATTTATCGTCCAATCGTATATGATGGAACAGGGCTTTTCTAGGGAGTGTCAGCAACTACTGTGTGCATCATGCCGAGTGCCCCGTCCTCGTCGCGAAGAAGTGAGGTTATTATACTACAAGTGTTAATGTATTTATTATACCCTCTACGTTTCACAAGACGATATAACCGCGTTAAATAAGTCGTCTTCTTGTGATACCTCGCGAATATTCCTTTGCTGGTGTTCTTTCGTTTCGATGAGACTTAGATGAGATTGATTTTTTGCGGTCATGGATGACGCTAGCAAAGGTTCCTTCACCCCATCAGAATTCCACCCACTGATGGCAACAAAATGTAAAGCTAATCCGGTCAGCGTTTGACGAAAACAAATGTAAACCATGTATCTTTAATTCCACCCACGAGGGATTTAAGGATGTTGGTGTGCACAAGATTTGCTCTCGTTCCCCCCACGAGAAGCTTCCCACCGTCTTCCCTTCCACGCTTTGACTCGAGTAAATCTTCTACAACGTCAGCTTAAGGTCCAAACCATGGATATGCGACTCTGACCACGTTTCTTCTTCGTCACCTGATTACCCATCCGAACAACGTGCGCTCCTGCCTCACGTTAACCTCCGGCCCGTCGATACAGTCCCAGGGGTTCCTCCAATCGGCAGGCGCCACGTGGTCCGACCTTTTCTTACTCGTCCATCACCGCTGGAGCCGCAGATGTGCTGGCTTTCCTTTTGCGCTTATATCATCCAGGATACAGGATTCAAACCCCCTCGCTCTCCCTCGCGCGGCGCCGTCTCCTCTCGTACCACCAATCCAACTCCCCACGTGTCACGCGCTTATCCACGCGTTTCCTCCGACCGGTTCCCGGCCACTAGCGCGATACTTCCCTGTCTCTTCTCGGTCAGGGAACAGCCTTTTCCACACAAAACCCCGGGCGACTCTTCACCTCGTCCGGATCCTCGACGCCCACGTGGTGGATAAGGTCGTTCGGGGGTGCCGCTCGAGACAGGGGATCCTCGCCCCGCGACCCCACGCCGATGACGTGCTGACTCAGCGTGGTAATCTCGTTCCGCCACGTCAGTCGTTGCCTCCGCCCCTAACGTGCTTCGCTTTCTCTATTTTAACCCCCCCCCCGCCTCTGTCCGCCGCCTCCCTCTTCTCGTTTCCCAACCTCTGTTTCCCCAAAGGATTATTAGGGTTAGGGCGTTTGATGGAGACACCTCTTGTGGCGGAGCCATTGCGGATCCCCGGCCTCGTCGCCCGACTCCTCTCCGACCTCGCCGGCGTTTGGGCCTCCCTCGCCCTCCTCGTCGCCGGATTCGCCGCCTTCCTCAGCGTCCTCGGCCGGGCAAAGCTCGCCTTCCTCAGGTACGGCAGGGCCAGATCGTCCACCTCTCCTCCCGCCTGCTATTGCTCCTCCGGGGAAGACTCCGACTCCGACTCCGACTCCGACTCGCCGTCTGATGAGgatgagaaggaggaggaggaggaaggtgaGGCGCCGTCGTCATCGTCCGACGAGCATGACTCCGCGCCCGGAAGTTACTGGGACGACCGGGGGCGGGACGGTGGTCTGGATCTGACCTTGGGTGGCGCTGTGGTGAGGACGTGGGAGGGGCTGGGGATAGGGTTCGATCGCGCCGGCGGCCTGATCTCGCTCATGGACCTGGACCGCGGGGAGGTGCTGAGGTCGTTCCACGCCGAGTTCCCCGCCGCCGTCGCCAGCCTGGCGACGCCCGCGGTGGTTGTATCGGCCGCGGAGGGCGCGGGGGCAGGTGGGGCGGCGGTGACCGTGTGGGACGCAAGGTCGGCGGGGCAGCTGACCCCAGCGGCCGCCGCCGAGTGGTGGCCCATCCTGAGGCGGAGGGTGGTGGGCGTCGCCGGCTTGGACGGGCGGGTGTTCGTGGGCGACGACGGCGGAGTGATAACGGCCGCGGATTTGAGGAGGGGCCGATCGCCGCTGGTGGTCGAGACATGGCGTGAAAGGCGATTGCCACTTTTGCCCTCGCCCAAATGACCAAAACCCGTGTACAAAATTTGTCGTCCGTCCGATTCCGATCGGTTTGGACTTGTAATTAATCTCATCAAATCGATCCGGCCTAATCGCCAAATCGGTTTGATGGCAATTGATAGTTGTTTTCCTTGTTCGAGACTCCTTCCAAAGCAGTCTCATCCCTGGCAACATAACCTCGACGCAGTTTAATGGGGATTAATTTGATCATTGATTGATTAATAAAGACGATTTCCAATTATAATCCTTTTTTTTGCTATACAATCATATTCTAAAACcttttaatatttcaaatatatCTTTACGTAAATGTTCATATTCAGCAAGTGCATGGCCATCTCCCACGTAAGGACCGTACAAATCGGTGCAGATCACGTAGCAGCGGCTCGAAGAAGCACGGCGACGGCGAATGGGACGCAAGAAGGTGGCGACGTCGCATCAACGCACAGCAGTGGTCAGCGCCGACGATGAGATGCTCGCTTCTCGTAATCACAGCCCCACGGGAGACAGGGAAAGCGTCTTGTCCTCGTCAAACTATTCTATGCTTGCATGGCATGCGACTTTGGACCGGAGATGCTTCCACTGTCATTTCCACTGTAGAGACCATCGTCTTTAAACACACAGGATTTAAAGagaatctaattttattttaggGATTAGAGATGGTTAGTTAGCTTAAATGCACTCAAAATTAATGATCATGAGCTTGGGAGATGAAACCTTGTAACTTGATAAGAAGAGGAGGAGCAAACCATAAATAACAAGAAAGAAAGGGAATAGAGTGCATGAGAttaacgaggaggaggaggaggaggaggagagagagcagAAAGAAGCCATCGGTGACAACAGCATGCAGTGGGAGACGATTCAAGATAATGGTGATTCCTGTTCATTCCCCTACATTTCGACTCTGAGATCATGTGATGTGAGCCGGGCATTTCAAGTTTGCGAAGGCGGCCCCGCACCGGTTGGTCCGAGCTTATCTCAGACGGCCCAAACCGAGCCGGATTAGGCCCTCTGCCGACCTTGTTGTCGTCGACTGGCGTCTCCTTCTTTCCCCACCGATTCCCTCGTCCAGCCCGCGAGAAATCTCTCTCCAGTAAAACAAGAAAAGCTTCGATCTTTAAACACCTTTCCTTTTCTTCTGTTATTTTGgaagacacagagagagagagagtgtgtagaAAGAACCACCAGCCGACCAAAATCTCAAGTATAAATGAGATGAGAAGGCACGGCGTGGGGGCCTTCCACCGCTTCCTTCAAGAACTGCTCCACCGCCGCAGAGCTGGGCCCCGCCACGTCCCTCTCCCACGCCGCCTCAGCTTGCTCCGTAGCTGACCCGGCGAGACGCGCTGTCACCGTCGCGGTTGCGTCTAGCCTCCGCAGCGGCCACCCCATCTGCTCCAGCCGCTCGATCTTCCGCACCTGCTCCTCCGCCAGCCGCCGCGTGTTGGCCTTGATGGCCGCCATCGCCGCCTGGTACGCCGCCGCCGTCCCCCGCCCCTCCCCCCGGAAGTACTCCCGGAGCTCCGCCACCCCGATAGCCTTCGCTAGCCCCGGGTGTCTTAGCTCCCCCGCGTCCGACTCCACCTCCGCCGCGAAGTACCGGCCCAGCTCCTCCACCATTCCAGCCGCCACCATCTCCTCCACCCGCCGGTCGAGCTGCTCCGCCAACGCCGCCGCTTCCACGTCCACCCACAGGAAGCAGCATCGGTACCGCAGCGCCCcctcccttctcttcctcctccaccgccaGTCCGCCGCGAATGGACTCCGCTCGGGGTCGTAGCTACCGGCCATGGCAGCATGTACCATGGAGTTGGACCCGCCGGCCACCACAGGCAGCCGGCCACGGCCGGTAATCCCGGCAATAGCGTGGGCCGCCATCTCCCGGAACGTCGCCGGCGAAACCTCGCCCGCGGCCGGGTCAACCTCTCCCAGCAAATGATGCGGCACGTCGCAGCGCTCCACGACGGGCATCTTGTTGGTGGTGACGTCAAGCCCCCGGTACACCTGAATCTTATCGGAGTTCACCACCTCGCCCGAGAACCTGGTGGCCAGCTCGATGGACAGCTTCGACTTCCCCGTCCCAGTGGCACCCATGACCACCACCACGCTCTCCTTCCGCCCCTCATCATCATTGCCTTCGACCCAATAATGATGAGAGGAGTAACATCTCCGGCACATGCCCGGAACCACTGCGACAGTCGTGAGACCGCGGCGCACTGAAGCCGGCCGATGGAGGTAAGGCAGTAGAGCTGTGTTGCCCCCTCCGCCGAGTAGAATTCTCATATAGCCCGACCAATGAATGCTTGGCCTAAGAAATGGAAGGCAAGGGAGCACAGTGGCATGCCACAGCTTCAGGTGGGTTGTCTTCCTACAGAATTGACATGCAAAAGGAGAGGAAAGATTGGTGTAGGAATGGCAATGGGATGAGTAGTATTCCCTCAACTCATGCTGTTCTTGATGTTTGTTGGCTTGTCTCTGTGctgtctctccctctccctctcccactCCCTATATATATCATTCACTGGACTTGCAGAGTGGATGGAGCTTCCTTATAAAAGCCATTAACCACCCTGCTTATTTTAATTAGGTTAATCATTCCATTTACCATGCCAGACAAGCAGTCAGTGCTTGTGTTCTGCCCTCTCCAAAAGTTCCATTCCCTTCGGCttccccctccctctctctctctctctctctcggctcaATTTCCAAAGCAGTGTGGTTAAAGAATACAAACATGGGAATGGAGATAAAATAAGGAGGGAGGAGCAGTCTGCTCTGCTGCTACCTGGGCAGGCCTCGTAACACTTCATATTATTACCCTATGGAATTGGGAAGTGGATGTGGAGAAGAGGAGGAAACGGGAGAATGGAGTCATGGGCCATGCCAAGTGCCTTGGGATCGACCCCAGCAGTAGAGGCTGTCTGTCCTTGAGGGGGGAGCTGTGGTGGGGGAACCCATGGCCTGCCAGGGTTCAGCCAGACCAGAGGAGGGCACTGATGCTGGCCACTGGAGCCCCATTTGGTCTCAGGGGGGGAGTTGGGTCAAGGGCATGTGCCCCACAATATATCCAGTGCCTCTGTTTCATCTGTGCTCTTCTTCTTGCTCATACTCATAGTTGTTTAATGATCTGCAGGAGGAGAGCACTCATGTTGTGGTCTTGGGAGGGAGGGAAGCCACCACCATGCCTCGGCTGGGGAACACACCCATAATTGTGTTGACCGAGTCTGCTCATCGACCATTCTCATGAACTGACCCCATCATAGACCAAATGACTATTACGAGTGCTGTGGTAAAGATTTCATTTCAACAAACAGTTGCTGAGTATCGAGTCCATCATGTCTTTGCCCATAATTGAAGTAAATGATGATACGACCTCCCTGAAATTGCCATTAACTGATGCAGAAGCTGCTCGTAGCTTCATGCACTGAACCATCCTGAGAAGGACGACCCTGCACGGTTGGATATGTGGGAGATCTGTCGAGAAAGGGACTCCCGCATTGTGGTATGGATTCACGTCGGTTTcagcttcttcctcctcttccaaaGAAATGCTATCAACCCTAAACATCTGACCCTCCTCATAACTGGCATTGGTGCAATACTTGATTCTTCTGAGATGGTGCCAATTCCGGCTTGTTTCTTCAGCTACATGCAAAGCATCCACCACAGCAACACGGGGCACAAGGGAAACCAGAGGTATTTCCACAAACATGTTCTATTTATTGGACTGTGGCAACCCCTTTCACGAACACCACCACCATGAACACAAACAAAGCAAGAAGGGCTACTGCAAAACAGTAAACCTTGTCGTTGCAGGGGTGCGGTCAACTTCAACATTAACTCAATGTGGTGCAACAATGTCACATATCAATCAAAGAGAGCCTTGTTCCTTGGCCACGCAGCCTCTCAAGactgagcatgcattacacaatATCAGTTCCAGCGTCGCAGTGTTCGTCATCCTATGTTTTGACACCTTTCTTGGTGTTAGGTTATCAAGTAGTCCATTGCCGCTAAGAACTAGCTTTTCTTTAACCAAGCTTGGACCAGTGAGGATCTAACCATGGATATTCATGTGTCTTCACTGTTTTGAGGAATTTTGGTAGCAAAATCAAATTATATAGAATTAGATAAACAGTGGGCTACGAGGATTTTGGTGCTGATCTACCCAGAAAGTGATCTGTCACCTCCCTCATTgcgagcatttgttcctaaaagatgAAGCAAACCTCGGGTTTTCGGTTTTTCTTATTAGTCTAACCATGAAGCAGCTGAACAAGAGAGATGCTGCTGCCGGTGAGCGTTCATGGAACAACTCGAGAGAGGTCAGAGGAGACCCTACTGGAAGTTGTTGCAAAAGCTTATACCTTCCGACCAATGACATAAGAATGTGGCATGCAGCATCCACAGCTTCA from Musa acuminata AAA Group cultivar baxijiao chromosome BXJ1-3, Cavendish_Baxijiao_AAA, whole genome shotgun sequence encodes the following:
- the LOC103980077 gene encoding adenylate isopentenyltransferase is translated as MRILLGGGGNTALLPYLHRPASVRRGLTTVAVVPGMCRRCYSSHHYWVEGNDDEGRKESVVVVMGATGTGKSKLSIELATRFSGEVVNSDKIQVYRGLDVTTNKMPVVERCDVPHHLLGEVDPAAGEVSPATFREMAAHAIAGITGRGRLPVVAGGSNSMVHAAMAGSYDPERSPFAADWRWRRKRREGALRYRCCFLWVDVEAAALAEQLDRRVEEMVAAGMVEELGRYFAAEVESDAGELRHPGLAKAIGVAELREYFRGEGRGTAAAYQAAMAAIKANTRRLAEEQVRKIERLEQMGWPLRRLDATATVTARLAGSATEQAEAAWERDVAGPSSAAVEQFLKEAVEGPHAVPSHLIYT
- the LOC135586251 gene encoding uncharacterized protein LOC135586251 — translated: METPLVAEPLRIPGLVARLLSDLAGVWASLALLVAGFAAFLSVLGRAKLAFLRYGRARSSTSPPACYCSSGEDSDSDSDSDSPSDEDEKEEEEEGEAPSSSSDEHDSAPGSYWDDRGRDGGLDLTLGGAVVRTWEGLGIGFDRAGGLISLMDLDRGEVLRSFHAEFPAAVASLATPAVVVSAAEGAGAGGAAVTVWDARSAGQLTPAAAAEWWPILRRRVVGVAGLDGRVFVGDDGGVITAADLRRGRSPLVVETWRERRLPLLPSPK
- the LOC135633942 gene encoding universal stress protein A-like protein yields the protein MAEGGGGKPKRMMVAIDESECSHHALEWVLANLRESLSSLPLIIFTVQPLTDFAYLTAASLGSPPMELIQSVQQQQKQVSLALLEKATEICAQYGVVAETITEVGDPKEAICEAVKKLNVNLLVVGSHGKGALQRAFLGSVSNYCVHHAECPVLVAKK